In Euphorbia lathyris chromosome 9, ddEupLath1.1, whole genome shotgun sequence, the following are encoded in one genomic region:
- the LOC136206374 gene encoding F-box/kelch-repeat protein At1g51550: protein MAQYNGSSSSSISPIMSLPQDHLYTIVLLLPVDSILSFSITCKRFKSWICFDSLWESICRRDWGAVSVDALKSSSGSNTQRLPWMRLYKEVYRLDSVSCRKLADSDSQSLFPSPRASHSLNFVSDCLVLFGGGCEGGRHLDDTWVAYVGNDIRRTFKWQKIDSGVPSGRFGHACVTIGHNLVLFGGINDRGIRQNDTWVGQVFRDNHHISISWRLLNVQSVAPPPRGAHAACNDGERKIVIQGGIGLNGLRLGDTWILELSENLCDGTWHEVVIQPSPPPRSGHTLTYIGGTGMVLFGGRGLGYEVLNDVWLLQMSEGHLKWVHIFYEPQNITGGVSLPRVGHSATLILGSRVLIYGGEDSQRHRKDDFWVLDISSILPNQVQPSPTRTNMWRRLKTKGYKPNKRSFHRACTDDSGCYIYVFGGMIDGLIQPAEASAMKFDGELFLVELGTLF from the exons ATGGCTCAATACAAcggatcatcatcatcatcgatTTCCCCAATAATGAGTCTCCCTCAAGACCATCTCTACACAATCGTACTCCTCCTTCCTGTAGATTCGATTCTGTCCTTTTCTATCACCTGCAAGAGATTCAAATCGTGgatttgttttgattcgttaTGGGAATCGATTTGCAGGAGAGATTGGGGAGCTGTTTCTGTTGATGCTCTTAAGTCTTCTTCTGGTTCGAATACTCAGCGTTTGCCGTGGATGAGGTTGTATAAGGAGGTTTATCGGCTTGATTCTGTTTCTTGCCGGAAATTAGCTGATTCGGATAGTCAATCGTTGTTTCCTAGCCCTAGAGCTTCTCATTCTCTCAATTTTGTCTCTGATTGCTTGGTTCTCTTTGGTGGTGGCTGCGAGGGAG GGCGCCATCTTGATGACACATGGGTGGCATATGTAGGGAATGACATCCGGAGGACATTCAAGTGGCAGAAGATTGATTCCGGAGTTCCAAGCGGGAGATTCGGGCATGCATGTGTCACCATTGGACACAACCTTGTACTCTTTGGAGGAATCAATGACCGTGGGATCCGTCAAAACGATACATGGGTAGGGCAAGTGTTCAGGGACAACCATCATATCTCAATCTCATGGAGGCTGCTCAATGTTCAATCTGTTGCACCACCACCCCGAGGGGCTCACGCTGCCTGCAACGACGGTGAAAGGAAGATAGTTATCCAAGGAGGAATCGGGCTAAACGGCCTTAGATTAGGCGATACCTGGATTCTGGAACTTTCAGAAAATCTTTGTGATGGAACATGGCATGAAGTTGTGATTCAACCTTCACCTCCGCCTCGATCAGGGCATACATTAACATACATTGGAGGAACTGGGATGGTTCTATTCGGTGGAAGAGGCCTAGGTTACGAGGTCCTAAATGATGTCTGGCTCTTGCAGATGTCTGAAGGCCACTTAAAATGGGTGCATATTTTCTATGAACCACAAAACATAACCGGAGGAGTCTCCCTTCCACGAGTTGGTCACTCAGCTACTCTAATTTTAGGAAGTCGAGTGCTTATCTACGGAGGCGAAGATTCACAAAGACATCGGAAAGACGACTTCTGGGTGTTAGATATCAGTTCAATCTTGCCAAATCAAGTGCAGCCAAGTCCAACGCGAACAAACATGTGGAGAAGGCTCAAGACAAAGGGTTACAAACCGAACAAAAGGTCGTTCCACCGAGCTTGTACTGATGATTCAGGATGTTACATATATGTGTTTGGTGGTATGATAGACGGCCTGATTCAGCCTGCTGAAGCATCTGCAATGAAGTTCGACGGTGAGCTGTTTTTAGTCGAACTCGGTACTCTGTTTTAG